A window of Lonchura striata isolate bLonStr1 chromosome 2, bLonStr1.mat, whole genome shotgun sequence genomic DNA:
tatttgaTAGAAAACAGAATCATCTCATTTGGTTTTGGCAATACTGCAGGCCTGTCATTTGCAGATCTGGCATCCAAAAGTTCTGAAGACTTTGCTTTTGGCTCGAAAGGTGAGTTCTCAGCTAGTCTCTGGACAAACCTCAGCTGGACTTTTGCTTCATATAATATACCTTTTGTGCACAAAATTTCTGCTGATCATTAGAAACAACAATTTTTTGCAAGTTTTtgtcaggaaggaaaaaaaaaactacacaaagTTTAAAATGTAACTCTCTTAATTGTAGATAAAAACTTCAAATGGGCAAATACAGGAGCAACTGTGTTTGGAGATACCACCCGTAAAGATGAAGATGGTAGTGATGATGAGGTAGTACATAGTGATGATATCCACTTTGAGCCAATTGTGTCCTTACCAGAGGTAAGATGACTTCTTGAATATAAAGCAACATTAAGATAAGCATTTCTGCTATCACAGCAAGCTGTAAAATGTTTTGATtaactggttttgctttctatGTTGCTGTGCCTTGTTCTGTATGTTTTACATTATGTTGAAGCATGTGTTGTTTTAAATCCGAGTACATCATAGGCCTGGGGAGGTGTCTGGTGCCTCAGTTAAAATCTTCAAAAGTGATTTCTTTATAATTTGACTGAGAGTTGGTGGGGAGTACACATAGCTCATAAAAGCTAAACCATTTATATAGCACAGCTGACAATCAGGAAGGGGAACTGAATAACTACTAGGCTTATACAACTCAGCTATGGCTTTGTATCAGTAGATTCAGTTCTGTAAAAGCCATGCCAACTAAGAATTTTTAAGCTAGGCAAGAGATTTCTATAATCACTAGGCAAAGTGATATACAGTTAACATCACCTGAAGGCTAAGGGAACTAGCTTTTTtagtttgaaaataaatgctttttcaaGAAGTAGGAGAACCTTCAACTTTGAAGGTAGCCTTATAACTTACTGAGACTTCACAGTTATTCATGCCTTGATTGGGTTTTAGCCTAGTAACCATTTCAGACTCTTTTGATGATATCATCATATTGTCTGACCTTtccataaataataaaatttaactATAGATGAGTAAAATTATTGAGCAAGGCAAATAGAGTACAAAGGAACTGCATGTGGTGTCCTTCAATTTGAACAGCTTGTGTTTTGTAACGTGCCTTCAGCTTCTTGGAAATTTGGAGAGCCTTTGCTCATCTGTGTGTCACATTATGACTTCTAtgatgtttttcttctctgcttcccTTTTGGGGTATTTTGTCAGATATGTCTCCAGTTCTCTCAAGTGTTGTATGTCTTTGGAGAAGTGCTAACTAAAGGGAATTAGAGGCCAGTAAATGCATACATAAAGTGAGGTGGAGAGGCTGTCAGGCCAAAGTTTTGTATACTTGGTGTTTATTCTGATCAAATGCAAATATCAAATTCTTTAATAATGTGCTAAAGATGTGCTAAAGATGACTTCTGGAATTGTAACAGTACTTCATCTTGACTTCTCAGTGTGCACATAATTCAGCAAACCTGAAACCTGGGGAACTTGCCAGAACACTTGATAAAGTCTTGGAgttttgttaaaagaaaaaaaaaaaaccccatgcattaagaaaatcccaccaaaacccAACGAAGCAAACCATTCCCAAAGCAAAACCAACAGACACCCACAGCAACCACATGTAGGAGGATTGCAGTGCTGTAACTCTCAAATAGTGGAATATGTGTCTCTTAAATCCTGAAAATGTTTTACCCATGTTGGTGTGATGAATTGGATGTTGGTGAAAAGAACACACTGAATAATTTTCCATTATAAAATGTCAGAATCTTCAGAAGTATTTGTAagtatttaatatatttgtagGTAATCACAGGTTCTCAGTCTATTGTGCTGTTTTTTAGGTGGAGGTAAAATCTggagaagaagatgaagaaattCTCTTCAAAGAGAGGGCAAAACTTTACAGATGGGACAGAGATGTTACTCAGTGGAAGGAGCGTGGTGTTGGGGAGATCAAAATACTCTTCCATACACAGAAGAAATACTATAGAATCCTAATGAGACGAGACCAGGTTCTTAAAGTCTGTGCAAACCATGTTATCACCAAAGAAATGAACTTGGTGCCCTCTGATACATCAAACAATGCTTTCATTTGGACAGCCACAGATTATGCTGGTGAGTTTTTTCAGGTGGTCTTTGTTTTTTCTAGGTGGTCTGTAGtttctgtgtttcatttttCCCTGGAGATTATTACAAGATGAAACTAAACAGACCCTCTTGGATTTATTTTCAGATGGTGAAGTGAAAGTAGAGCAATTTGCAGTCAGATTTAAAAGCCAAGAAATGGCCAATTCTTTCAAGAAGATGTTTGAAGAATGCCAGTTAAGCTTGTCAGAACTACAGAAGGGGCACTTGTCTTTAGCAGCAGGACTGTCAAAGGACACCAACCCTGTTGTATATTTTGAAGTTTCTGCTGACGATGAACCTTTAGGACACATAACCATGGAGCTGTTTGCAAATATTGTACCTCGAACTGCTGAAAATTTCAGAGCCCTGTGCACAGGAGAGAAAGGATTTGGATTCAAGAACTCCCGCTTTCACAGAATAGTCACAGACTTTGTGTGTCAGGTAAGCATAAAAGACTTCACTGAGAGAATGAGATGCATCTTGACTAACAATGGCACTTCAAAAAATGACTTATACAAAGTAGCACGTTCTTGTTGGCAGCATGGAACCACTGTGCAGGATAGTCTCCTCTGTCCTTTCCCTACAAGGAgctgagaaataaaacaagcagCACATGGTACCCTAAGAGGCTTTCTACCTGTGCCTACCAGTGACCTCATGCTTCAGTGTTTCCTAGTTCCATCATGACaggctgaaattaaaaaaatagagggAGGTGAAGTCCTCTTACAAGGGACAAGGGGCCTGTTGCTGAACAGGAACACCAAGGAATTAGGCATTCCCAAAACTACCATTCATCCTTCTCTCTGTCTCCAGAGAAGAACTTCTGTTTGCTCACCTGTTAAGAACACTTGCTTTCCAGGCTTCTCTTGGACTCTAAAGTACACTTCATATTTCAGATAATATGCACTTTAAAACTGGTATTTCAAGTATCATAGATGTTAGGTTTCAATCTAAAACAAGTCTTCTAGGTCCAGTTACCATGCAGTGGCCAACTTTCTAAAACATCAAGATTTGTGCAGAGAGCATCAGCCTCCAGTACATCTGTAATCGTAGGTAGACAGTGTTGGTTTTAAACCTCTGTGTGTATTCAGTAGCACTGGCAAATTCTTCATAAATCCTGGAGGCTTAGGAGATTGATCATAGCTCAGACAGATCTTTCTTAAAATTCTCATCAATAGTTCATTGAGTTTTGGTAACTTGGAACAGGCAAAATGAACCAACATCAGTACATGCTATGTTAATGATCTGCATGTCACTACATCCCCGAAGATGAGGCAGGTAAATGACTTTGTACAAGCCCAGATGTATACAGTAATACAGGAAAATAATATACAAAAGTAATGGGAAGGACATCAGCCTCTTGGAGTCCAGAGGAGAGCCAAGACTTTGAAGAAGGATGGAGCACttctcctatgaggaaaggctaaGAGAATTAaatttgttcagcctggaaaagagaaagcttaTAGGTGATGTAATGGTGTCATTCCAGagcctgaagggagcctacaagaaagatggagggAAACATTTTATAAGACCATGTAGTCACAGGACATGGTGGGAATGGCTTCTAGCTGAAAGAGAGGAGGTTCAGACTAGATGTCAGGAGAAGGTTGtttgctgtgagggtggtgggacactggaacaagttgcccagCTTTATTCCTATCAGTATTttaggccaggctggatggagctctgagcagtcTGGTCCTAGTTctaggtgtccctgcccattctGTGATAGTATATGAATGGCTTGTCACCAGAATAAAATATTAGCCTGTCTTTCGATTAGCTATCTTATGTGTGTCTGAAGTATGCACTTAATGCTTATTTTGTTAAACCTTTATGCCTTTCTAATCAACTCATTTAGGATTTAAGCTTATTTCAGGGTAATCTACATTTTAGAAAGGAGCAGACTTTCTTTTAAAACGGTTCACTGCACCATGTGTGCCTTGATAAAGTGAACTTTTATCACATTAAATGAGTATATTTTaagtttgctttgctttgcctgAACTTTTTGAGGTACAGTGAGAAGCTCTCCAATGAGAGCTAAGGCTGTACAGATACAATTTGCACTGTCACCTTTATGTGTATAGTCAAATTATCAGGAACCAGAAGTTTGCTGCCTTCCAGAAAGATAGAAGACATACTTACCATGCTGCTCAACCAGTTACTTGGCAAAGCTGTATGGAATTACTGGTCACTGCTTTGTTAACCTTGTTCAGATGATTCATTCTGTGCCTGCAGGGACTAAGCAAGGACAAGCCTTCAGTGAGTTGATGCAGGTCCAGGCAGCTTCCAGGGCCAAGCGATGCAGCAGTAGGAATGGCAGGCCTAGAGGAATGTCACCATGGGGAGCAGGAAGATGAAGTGCTGTGTTCAGAATAAGCAAGGGATACACCTTCTACTACTGTTTCCCTTACCATGAATAAACCTGCTGAAGCTGGGAAGCCCTACATCTAAGCAGATATTGATACTTGTGGAAATTAAAAATGAGTTCTTCCAAAATAAAGTCTTTACTgttgaaaggaaataaaactttgGGTTATGTTTTGGGACTTTTCAGTTAATGCTatgtctgtttgttttttttagggAGGAGATATAACTAACCATGATGGAACAGGTGGACGGTCAATTTATGGAACAGCATTTGAAGATGAGAATTTCATAGTGAAACATACTGGTCCTGGATTGTTGTCAATGGCAAATAAGGGCAGGGATACAAATAATTCTCAGTTCTTCATAACACTTAAAAAAGCAGAACACTTGGACTTCAAGCATGTGGTATTTGGGTTTGTGAAAGATGGAATGGATGTTGTGAAAAAGATCGAATCCTTTGGTTCTCCTAAAGGGCTAGTAAATGGAAGAATTGTCATTACAGACTGTGGGCAAATATAGAATTATTTCTTTGAGTATACCGATGTTTTCAGAGTATAAATCAGTACTTAGATGTTATTGACTAATTATTTCAACTTCTTAAAATGGACACTTCTGATGTATAAATGTAAAATTACAGGCTATAGTTGAATTTTTTATGTGTTCCAATTGATTTTTTTGCATGGTAAATAAAGTTCAGGCACTGGCATAATTCAGGTGTATTTGTGTTATCCTGACATATTTGTATTAAGtgtcaaattttaaaaattaaatcctagtcttgttaaaataaatgtcttgtcttctcttttggtttgtttaaaaAGATAACTTGCATAACTTGGTTCTTGCTCTCATGAAGCTCTTTTGAACAT
This region includes:
- the LOC144245947 gene encoding E3 SUMO-protein ligase RanBP2-like isoform X2; this encodes MAFWTSTSSMQPDSKAEKTTVSEDDVPSDEVVIVYELTPTPEQRALADFLKLPSTFFCYKNKPGYVSDEDDDEDYETAVKKLNGILYPSDSKEKKKGQGPVKAGLAKKSEFNTERECAATLEKKPASEEKDETKALQVPSTSVCGISTDTEGNSLEDLKSEAKIQEMKVNEVVSSSDIVCTSKEEIPAPSKDEETVCVKSGSSSEESHSATETVQVSQTSSRAEDKPVDLSTKKSDSDGSESAQENRIISFGFGNTAGLSFADLASKSSEDFAFGSKDKNFKWANTGATVFGDTTRKDEDGSDDEVVHSDDIHFEPIVSLPEVEVKSGEEDEEILFKERAKLYRWDRDVTQWKERGVGEIKILFHTQKKYYRILMRRDQVLKVCANHVITKEMNLVPSDTSNNAFIWTATDYADGEVKVEQFAVRFKSQEMANSFKKMFEECQLSLSELQKGHLSLAAGLSKDTNPVVYFEVSADDEPLGHITMELFANIVPRTAENFRALCTGEKGFGFKNSRFHRIVTDFVCQGGDITNHDGTGGRSIYGTAFEDENFIVKHTGPGLLSMANKGRDTNNSQFFITLKKAEHLDFKHVVFGFVKDGMDVVKKIESFGSPKGLVNGRIVITDCGQI